From the Bubalus kerabau isolate K-KA32 ecotype Philippines breed swamp buffalo chromosome 2, PCC_UOA_SB_1v2, whole genome shotgun sequence genome, one window contains:
- the LOC129644022 gene encoding C1GALT1-specific chaperone 1-like isoform X5 — MLSESSLFLKGVLLGSILCVLMTMLGHIKIDYGKRTHRHERHHLQAPTKEDILKISEDERTELSKSFRVYCIILVKPKDVRLWAAVKETWAKHCDKAEFFSSENVKVFESVNMETNDMWLMMRKAYKYAFDKYRDQYNWFFLAHPTTFAIIENLKYFLLKKNSSQPFYLGHTAKSGDLEYVSVGGGIVLSIESIKRLNSLLSIPEKCPEKGRMVREVSEDKQLAVCLKYAGVFAENAEDSKGKDVFNTKSVGIFIKEAMTNHPNQVVEGCCSDMAITFNGLTCNQMYVMMYGVYHLRAFGHVFNDVLVFLPMNGSDND; from the coding sequence ATGCTTTCAGAAAGCAGTTTGTTTTTGAAGGGTGTACTGCTCGGAAGCATTTTATGTGTCTTGATGACTATGCTAGGACATATTAAGATTGATTATGGAAAGAGAACGCACCGCCATGAGCGTCACCACCTACAAGCTCCTACTAAAGAAGATATCTTGAAAATTTCAGAGGATGAACGCACGGAACTCAGTAAAAGCTTTCGGGTATACTGTATCATCCTTGTAAAACCAAAGGATGTGCGTCTCTGGGCGGCCGTGAAGGAGACGTGGGCCAAACATTGTGACAAAGCAGAGTTCTTCAGTTCTGAAAATGTTAAAGTGTTTGAGTCAGTTAACATGGAAACTAATGACATGTGGTTAATGATGAGAAAAGCTTACAAATATGCCTTCGATAAATATAGAGACCAATACAACTGGTTCTTCCTTGCACACCCCACTACGTTTGCTATTATTGAAAACTTAAAGTACTTTCTGCTAAAAAAGAATTCTTCACAACCTTTCTATCTAGGCCACACTGCAAAATCTGGAGATCTTGAATATGTGAGTGTGGGAGGAGGAATTGTCTTAAGTATAGAATCAATTAAAAGACTTAACAGCCTTCTCAGTATTCCTGAAAAGTGTCCTGAAAAGGGAAGGATGGTTAGAGAGGTATCTGAAGATAAGCAGCTTGCAGTCTGCCTGAAATATGCTGGAGTGTTTGCAGAAAATGCAGAAGATTCTAAAGGAAAAGATGTGTTTAATACCAAATCTGTTGGGATTTTTATTAAAGAGGCAATGACTAATCATCCCAACCAGGTGGTGGAAGGATGTTGTTCAGATATGGCTATTACTTTTAATGGGCTGACATGTAATCAGATGTATGTGATGATGTATGGGGTATATCATCTAAGAGCATTTGGGCATGTTTTCAATGATGTGTTGGTTTTCCTACCTATGAATGGTTCTGACAATGACTGA
- the LOC129644022 gene encoding C1GALT1-specific chaperone 1-like isoform X4, translated as MIKCINYENGELLKGRLSLPAQGSFAPAPWPSGCCLASSTFSRTNERTPPASRAAWNVKEGLAKVRGKPGALALSVIKPYRTWGKMLSESSLFLKGVLLGSILCVLMTMLGHIKIDYGKRTHRHERHHLQAPTKEDILKISEDERTELSKSFRVYCIILVKPKDVRLWAAVKETWAKHCDKAEFFSSENVKVFESVNMETNDMWLMMRKAYKYAFDKYRDQYNWFFLAHPTTFAIIENLKYFLLKKNSSQPFYLGHTAKSGDLEYVSVGGGIVLSIESIKRLNSLLSIPEKCPEKGRMVREVSEDKQLAVCLKYAGVFAENAEDSKGKDVFNTKSVGIFIKEAMTNHPNQVVEGCCSDMAITFNGLTCNQMYVMMYGVYHLRAFGHVFNDVLVFLPMNGSDND; from the coding sequence GGCGGCTCAGCCTACCTGCCCAGGGCTCCTTTGCCCCCGCCCCGTGGCCCTCAGGCTGCTGCTTGGCCTCCTCCACCTTTAGCCGAACCAACGAGAGGACACCGCCTGCATCTAGAGCAGCCTGGAACGTAAAGGAGGGGCTCGCGAAAGTGAGAGGAAAGCCGGGTGCGCTTGCGCTTTCGGTCATTAAACCATACCGGACGTGGGGGAAGATGCTTTCAGAAAGCAGTTTGTTTTTGAAGGGTGTACTGCTCGGAAGCATTTTATGTGTCTTGATGACTATGCTAGGACATATTAAGATTGATTATGGAAAGAGAACGCACCGCCATGAGCGTCACCACCTACAAGCTCCTACTAAAGAAGATATCTTGAAAATTTCAGAGGATGAACGCACGGAACTCAGTAAAAGCTTTCGGGTATACTGTATCATCCTTGTAAAACCAAAGGATGTGCGTCTCTGGGCGGCCGTGAAGGAGACGTGGGCCAAACATTGTGACAAAGCAGAGTTCTTCAGTTCTGAAAATGTTAAAGTGTTTGAGTCAGTTAACATGGAAACTAATGACATGTGGTTAATGATGAGAAAAGCTTACAAATATGCCTTCGATAAATATAGAGACCAATACAACTGGTTCTTCCTTGCACACCCCACTACGTTTGCTATTATTGAAAACTTAAAGTACTTTCTGCTAAAAAAGAATTCTTCACAACCTTTCTATCTAGGCCACACTGCAAAATCTGGAGATCTTGAATATGTGAGTGTGGGAGGAGGAATTGTCTTAAGTATAGAATCAATTAAAAGACTTAACAGCCTTCTCAGTATTCCTGAAAAGTGTCCTGAAAAGGGAAGGATGGTTAGAGAGGTATCTGAAGATAAGCAGCTTGCAGTCTGCCTGAAATATGCTGGAGTGTTTGCAGAAAATGCAGAAGATTCTAAAGGAAAAGATGTGTTTAATACCAAATCTGTTGGGATTTTTATTAAAGAGGCAATGACTAATCATCCCAACCAGGTGGTGGAAGGATGTTGTTCAGATATGGCTATTACTTTTAATGGGCTGACATGTAATCAGATGTATGTGATGATGTATGGGGTATATCATCTAAGAGCATTTGGGCATGTTTTCAATGATGTGTTGGTTTTCCTACCTATGAATGGTTCTGACAATGACTGA
- the LOC129644022 gene encoding C1GALT1-specific chaperone 1-like isoform X2, giving the protein MRSLENFNQCSTEYCYLSPGVQKSHEGRLSLPAQGSFAPAPWPSGCCLASSTFSRTNERTPPASRAAWNVKEGLAKVRGKPGALALSVIKPYRTWGKMLSESSLFLKGVLLGSILCVLMTMLGHIKIDYGKRTHRHERHHLQAPTKEDILKISEDERTELSKSFRVYCIILVKPKDVRLWAAVKETWAKHCDKAEFFSSENVKVFESVNMETNDMWLMMRKAYKYAFDKYRDQYNWFFLAHPTTFAIIENLKYFLLKKNSSQPFYLGHTAKSGDLEYVSVGGGIVLSIESIKRLNSLLSIPEKCPEKGRMVREVSEDKQLAVCLKYAGVFAENAEDSKGKDVFNTKSVGIFIKEAMTNHPNQVVEGCCSDMAITFNGLTCNQMYVMMYGVYHLRAFGHVFNDVLVFLPMNGSDND; this is encoded by the coding sequence GGCGGCTCAGCCTACCTGCCCAGGGCTCCTTTGCCCCCGCCCCGTGGCCCTCAGGCTGCTGCTTGGCCTCCTCCACCTTTAGCCGAACCAACGAGAGGACACCGCCTGCATCTAGAGCAGCCTGGAACGTAAAGGAGGGGCTCGCGAAAGTGAGAGGAAAGCCGGGTGCGCTTGCGCTTTCGGTCATTAAACCATACCGGACGTGGGGGAAGATGCTTTCAGAAAGCAGTTTGTTTTTGAAGGGTGTACTGCTCGGAAGCATTTTATGTGTCTTGATGACTATGCTAGGACATATTAAGATTGATTATGGAAAGAGAACGCACCGCCATGAGCGTCACCACCTACAAGCTCCTACTAAAGAAGATATCTTGAAAATTTCAGAGGATGAACGCACGGAACTCAGTAAAAGCTTTCGGGTATACTGTATCATCCTTGTAAAACCAAAGGATGTGCGTCTCTGGGCGGCCGTGAAGGAGACGTGGGCCAAACATTGTGACAAAGCAGAGTTCTTCAGTTCTGAAAATGTTAAAGTGTTTGAGTCAGTTAACATGGAAACTAATGACATGTGGTTAATGATGAGAAAAGCTTACAAATATGCCTTCGATAAATATAGAGACCAATACAACTGGTTCTTCCTTGCACACCCCACTACGTTTGCTATTATTGAAAACTTAAAGTACTTTCTGCTAAAAAAGAATTCTTCACAACCTTTCTATCTAGGCCACACTGCAAAATCTGGAGATCTTGAATATGTGAGTGTGGGAGGAGGAATTGTCTTAAGTATAGAATCAATTAAAAGACTTAACAGCCTTCTCAGTATTCCTGAAAAGTGTCCTGAAAAGGGAAGGATGGTTAGAGAGGTATCTGAAGATAAGCAGCTTGCAGTCTGCCTGAAATATGCTGGAGTGTTTGCAGAAAATGCAGAAGATTCTAAAGGAAAAGATGTGTTTAATACCAAATCTGTTGGGATTTTTATTAAAGAGGCAATGACTAATCATCCCAACCAGGTGGTGGAAGGATGTTGTTCAGATATGGCTATTACTTTTAATGGGCTGACATGTAATCAGATGTATGTGATGATGTATGGGGTATATCATCTAAGAGCATTTGGGCATGTTTTCAATGATGTGTTGGTTTTCCTACCTATGAATGGTTCTGACAATGACTGA
- the LOC129644022 gene encoding C1GALT1-specific chaperone 1-like isoform X1 translates to MRSLENFNQKSMGQQGLSWQFVHPGESDTGRLSLPAQGSFAPAPWPSGCCLASSTFSRTNERTPPASRAAWNVKEGLAKVRGKPGALALSVIKPYRTWGKMLSESSLFLKGVLLGSILCVLMTMLGHIKIDYGKRTHRHERHHLQAPTKEDILKISEDERTELSKSFRVYCIILVKPKDVRLWAAVKETWAKHCDKAEFFSSENVKVFESVNMETNDMWLMMRKAYKYAFDKYRDQYNWFFLAHPTTFAIIENLKYFLLKKNSSQPFYLGHTAKSGDLEYVSVGGGIVLSIESIKRLNSLLSIPEKCPEKGRMVREVSEDKQLAVCLKYAGVFAENAEDSKGKDVFNTKSVGIFIKEAMTNHPNQVVEGCCSDMAITFNGLTCNQMYVMMYGVYHLRAFGHVFNDVLVFLPMNGSDND, encoded by the coding sequence GGCGGCTCAGCCTACCTGCCCAGGGCTCCTTTGCCCCCGCCCCGTGGCCCTCAGGCTGCTGCTTGGCCTCCTCCACCTTTAGCCGAACCAACGAGAGGACACCGCCTGCATCTAGAGCAGCCTGGAACGTAAAGGAGGGGCTCGCGAAAGTGAGAGGAAAGCCGGGTGCGCTTGCGCTTTCGGTCATTAAACCATACCGGACGTGGGGGAAGATGCTTTCAGAAAGCAGTTTGTTTTTGAAGGGTGTACTGCTCGGAAGCATTTTATGTGTCTTGATGACTATGCTAGGACATATTAAGATTGATTATGGAAAGAGAACGCACCGCCATGAGCGTCACCACCTACAAGCTCCTACTAAAGAAGATATCTTGAAAATTTCAGAGGATGAACGCACGGAACTCAGTAAAAGCTTTCGGGTATACTGTATCATCCTTGTAAAACCAAAGGATGTGCGTCTCTGGGCGGCCGTGAAGGAGACGTGGGCCAAACATTGTGACAAAGCAGAGTTCTTCAGTTCTGAAAATGTTAAAGTGTTTGAGTCAGTTAACATGGAAACTAATGACATGTGGTTAATGATGAGAAAAGCTTACAAATATGCCTTCGATAAATATAGAGACCAATACAACTGGTTCTTCCTTGCACACCCCACTACGTTTGCTATTATTGAAAACTTAAAGTACTTTCTGCTAAAAAAGAATTCTTCACAACCTTTCTATCTAGGCCACACTGCAAAATCTGGAGATCTTGAATATGTGAGTGTGGGAGGAGGAATTGTCTTAAGTATAGAATCAATTAAAAGACTTAACAGCCTTCTCAGTATTCCTGAAAAGTGTCCTGAAAAGGGAAGGATGGTTAGAGAGGTATCTGAAGATAAGCAGCTTGCAGTCTGCCTGAAATATGCTGGAGTGTTTGCAGAAAATGCAGAAGATTCTAAAGGAAAAGATGTGTTTAATACCAAATCTGTTGGGATTTTTATTAAAGAGGCAATGACTAATCATCCCAACCAGGTGGTGGAAGGATGTTGTTCAGATATGGCTATTACTTTTAATGGGCTGACATGTAATCAGATGTATGTGATGATGTATGGGGTATATCATCTAAGAGCATTTGGGCATGTTTTCAATGATGTGTTGGTTTTCCTACCTATGAATGGTTCTGACAATGACTGA
- the LOC129644022 gene encoding C1GALT1-specific chaperone 1-like isoform X3, translating into MSQEENGVSQSWSTVEEREWMFVEAGRLSLPAQGSFAPAPWPSGCCLASSTFSRTNERTPPASRAAWNVKEGLAKVRGKPGALALSVIKPYRTWGKMLSESSLFLKGVLLGSILCVLMTMLGHIKIDYGKRTHRHERHHLQAPTKEDILKISEDERTELSKSFRVYCIILVKPKDVRLWAAVKETWAKHCDKAEFFSSENVKVFESVNMETNDMWLMMRKAYKYAFDKYRDQYNWFFLAHPTTFAIIENLKYFLLKKNSSQPFYLGHTAKSGDLEYVSVGGGIVLSIESIKRLNSLLSIPEKCPEKGRMVREVSEDKQLAVCLKYAGVFAENAEDSKGKDVFNTKSVGIFIKEAMTNHPNQVVEGCCSDMAITFNGLTCNQMYVMMYGVYHLRAFGHVFNDVLVFLPMNGSDND; encoded by the coding sequence GGCGGCTCAGCCTACCTGCCCAGGGCTCCTTTGCCCCCGCCCCGTGGCCCTCAGGCTGCTGCTTGGCCTCCTCCACCTTTAGCCGAACCAACGAGAGGACACCGCCTGCATCTAGAGCAGCCTGGAACGTAAAGGAGGGGCTCGCGAAAGTGAGAGGAAAGCCGGGTGCGCTTGCGCTTTCGGTCATTAAACCATACCGGACGTGGGGGAAGATGCTTTCAGAAAGCAGTTTGTTTTTGAAGGGTGTACTGCTCGGAAGCATTTTATGTGTCTTGATGACTATGCTAGGACATATTAAGATTGATTATGGAAAGAGAACGCACCGCCATGAGCGTCACCACCTACAAGCTCCTACTAAAGAAGATATCTTGAAAATTTCAGAGGATGAACGCACGGAACTCAGTAAAAGCTTTCGGGTATACTGTATCATCCTTGTAAAACCAAAGGATGTGCGTCTCTGGGCGGCCGTGAAGGAGACGTGGGCCAAACATTGTGACAAAGCAGAGTTCTTCAGTTCTGAAAATGTTAAAGTGTTTGAGTCAGTTAACATGGAAACTAATGACATGTGGTTAATGATGAGAAAAGCTTACAAATATGCCTTCGATAAATATAGAGACCAATACAACTGGTTCTTCCTTGCACACCCCACTACGTTTGCTATTATTGAAAACTTAAAGTACTTTCTGCTAAAAAAGAATTCTTCACAACCTTTCTATCTAGGCCACACTGCAAAATCTGGAGATCTTGAATATGTGAGTGTGGGAGGAGGAATTGTCTTAAGTATAGAATCAATTAAAAGACTTAACAGCCTTCTCAGTATTCCTGAAAAGTGTCCTGAAAAGGGAAGGATGGTTAGAGAGGTATCTGAAGATAAGCAGCTTGCAGTCTGCCTGAAATATGCTGGAGTGTTTGCAGAAAATGCAGAAGATTCTAAAGGAAAAGATGTGTTTAATACCAAATCTGTTGGGATTTTTATTAAAGAGGCAATGACTAATCATCCCAACCAGGTGGTGGAAGGATGTTGTTCAGATATGGCTATTACTTTTAATGGGCTGACATGTAATCAGATGTATGTGATGATGTATGGGGTATATCATCTAAGAGCATTTGGGCATGTTTTCAATGATGTGTTGGTTTTCCTACCTATGAATGGTTCTGACAATGACTGA